In Streptomyces venezuelae, the sequence CACGGCGGTGCACTCCGAGGCCTCCTCCGATTCCACACCGGCCGTGGCGCCGGTAGACAGGGAAGGACCCATGCGACAGGTACTGAGCCGACAGGTACTGGGCAAGGGGATGCTCACGGCGGCAGCCGCTTCGAGTCTGCTGTCGATCGCGACCGGCGCGGCCTACGCGCACCCCGGTGCGAGCGCCGAGGTCTCGCATTCGCCGGGCGTGCTGGCCGGCAACAGCGTCTCGGTACCGGTCACCTTCGCACCGAACGTGTGCGGCAACAGCGTGGACGGCGGTGCGGCGCTCAACCCTGCGATGGGGAACACGTGCGTCACCGACACCGGCTCGCACGCGCACGACGGCTACGACTACGGGCGCTACCTCAGCCCGGAGCACGCCGAGGCCTTCGGGCGCTACCTCGACGAGCGCGAGGGCCGGCACACGGTGCCGGAGCAGCGCCACGGGTCGCCGCGCCACGCGGGCGGGTACGAGCAGCCCCACCAGGAGCGGGCCCGGCACGAGCAGCCCCGGCAGGAGGGGCCGCGGCACGCGAAGCCGCGGCACGAGGAGCCACGGCACGAGGGCGGCTACGGCAGCCCGGGTGGGCAGCGGGGCGAGGAGGAGTGCGACGACCACCCCGAGGCGTCGCCGCCGCCCCCGCCGGCGCACCACGCTCCCCCCGCGCCCGAGCATCCGCACCCCAAGCCGGAACCGGTGGAGGAGCACCCGGCCCCGCTGCCCACCCCGGTGCCGGTCCAGGAGGCGCCCGCGCCCCCGCCGGAGGCTCCGCCGGCACCCCCCGCGCCGCAGCCTCCGGCCGAGGAGGCCCCGCACACGCTCCCCGCCCCGGAGCCCTTCCCGGCACCGGCCGAGGAGACCCCGCACACGCTGCCGGCCCCCGCCCCCGGTCCGGCCCCCGTGGTGGAGGAGGGGCCCGCGCCCGGTCCGCCGCACGGCAGCCTGCCCGTGGAGCACCCGGCTCCGGCTCCGGCCCCCGCGCCCGGGGTCGTACCGCCCGCGGACCAGCCGCCGGCCGCCCCCGGTGGTGACACCCCCGTCACCCTCCCCCCGGTGACGGCACCGGCCCCGGCCCCCGCACCCGTACAGCCGCCGGCCCCCGCTCCGGCACCGGCTCCGGCGCACGTGACCGGGCCGATGCTGGCCGAGACGGGTGCGGGTCAGCCCGCGGCCGCGGCGGCTCTCGCCACCGCCCTGATCCTGGGCGGCGCCATTCTGTACCGGCGGTCGCGCGTGTCCTGACCGGCAATACCGGTAATCGGAAAAAACAGCGGCCGGAGAATCCCCGTCGGATTCTCCGGCCGCTGTCATGTCCGCACCTCTCCGCGCGCGCGTTCGCGTTTCCGCAGCCGCGGGGAATCGTTACCCAGGGTGAAAGTGGCGCGACGGTCGCCGCTGACGTCTCTGTCCACGAAAGAAGAGGATTTCGATTATGAAGTTCACGAAGGTCGTCGCTGTCGTCGTCGGCTCCGTCGCCGCCCTCGGCGCCTCCTCCACCGCGTTCGCCGCCGAGACCGCGGCGGCGATGCCCCCCATGAGCCTGACCGGCGGGGTGACCGAGACGCTGAACGCCGTCGGGCCCGTCTCCGAGTCCCTTCCGCAGACGGTGGGCAACGGGCTGGCCGAGCAGGGCGACACCGTCAACAAGGTGGTGGGTACCGCTCAGAAGGTCAACAAGGTCCGCAACGACGTGCCCGGCACCGTGCTCGGCCTCGCGAACGGCGCCACCCAGGCGTCTCCGGCGCTCGGCGGCGTGAAGCTCAACGGCGGCCAGTGAACCGCCCCGGCTGAACACGCCGACACGACTGTGGGCGCCGCCGGCCAGGCCGGGGCGCCCACAGTCGGTTGTTCTGCCGACGTCAGTTGTTGACGCAGGTGTTGCCGAACGCCGGGTTCAGCAGGCCGATGACGTTCACGGTGTTGCCGCAGACGTTGACCGGGACGTGCACCGGCACCTGCAGCAGGTTGCCGGACAGGACGCCGGGGGAACCCACGGCCGCGCCCTCGGCCGACGAGTCGGCGGCGGCGGAGCCGGCGGCACCGGCCGCAGCGAGACCAGCGGTGGCCAGCACCAGAGCGGCCTTCTTGGCAGAGTTCATGGGAAGTGCACCTTCTGTTCGATGTTCTGCCCCGATCCGGGGCTCACATCGAGCGAAACGGTCCAGCTTCCCAGACGACACGGTCACGCGCACGATGAGACCTGTTCGGCTCAATTGTCGTAACCATGTGACGGGTTGGGTCCGTTATCCGCCTCTACGGGACTGCGGGAAGGGCCGGGACCGCGGGTACGGCCGGGGTCGCGGGCAGGGCCGGGAGCGCCGGGACTTCGGGGACCGCCGGGGTCGCGGGAAGCTCGGGGAGCGCCGGAACCTCGGGGACCGCCGGCAGCTCGGGGATGAGGCCGGACAGGTCGGGAAGCTCGGGGAGCTTGATCTCCGGCAGCTTCGGCAGCTCGATCGGCGGCAGCACCACCCCGTCGGGCAGCAGACCCCCGACCGAAGCGAGAAGGCTCTCAAGGGTCTTGGTGAGGCCCGCCAGGAGGTCGTCGATGGGGCCGGCGGCCGCCGCGCGCCGCTCGATCTTCTCCACCTGCTTCTGAACGGAGGCCACCCGTTCGGTGAGGGCCGCGGAGCCGTCACCCTCCACGGCGACCGCGGGGGCAGCCGCGCCGGACAGTATGACGACGGCGAGGGCCGACGGGACGAGGAGGCGGGCGCGGGACGGCTTCGTGCGGTGCATGGACGTTCCTTCGTGGTGGGGACACGGAAACGGAAGGGAATGATCCGTTTCATCACCCACCGTGCGAACACCTCGCACGGAGCGCAACCGGAGCCCCGGCCGGTGCTGGCTTCGTACGGGCTTCGCGCAGGCGTCCGGAGGCCACTCACCCGGGCCGGGGAAAACCTCGGCAGACGCAGGCCGTTTGAGTGAAGCAGCGGAACCAACCCCCAGGTCGGGCAGTTGACCAGGGCGCTCCATCAGCGGGCACTCGTGCGACAGAAGGATCAAGATGTTCAAGAAGTTCATGACCGCCGCCGCGGTCTCCGCCGTTGCGATCGGCGCGGGCGCTGCCGCCGCGGCCCCGGCCATGGCCATCGGCAACGACAACGGGATCAACACCGTCAACGGCAACGGTGCCCAGCAGATCTACGGCAACCAGAAGACCCACGGCGACATGAGCCCGCAGCTCAGCCTGGTCCAGGGCACCCTGAACAAGCCCTGCATCGGCCTGCCGGCGAAGGTCAACGCCCAGTCGCTCATCGCCGCGCTCAACATCGGCGTCCAGGACATCAACGTCCTGTCCAACCCGCAGAACCAGCAGTGCACCGAGAACTCCACCCAGGCCAAGGGCGACGAGCCGCTCTCGCACATCCTGGACAACATCCCGGTCCTGTCGGGCAACCTCTCGAACGGCAGCTGATCTCCGGCTCCTCCGCCCTTCGGGTGACCGCGGGCCGCTGAGCCTGTGGAGTGAAGGACGAGGGCCCCGGCGGCGTACAAGCCACCGGGGCCCTCTCCGCGTTCCGCACCCGGCGGTCAGCCGGTCCAGAAGTCCCACCAGCGCGTGAGCACCAACATGCCGATCACTCCGATGTGCAGGGCGGGCGGGGCCCAGCCGAATTCGGTGAAGAAGCCCCGCAGCGGTCCGGGGGCGGGCAGGGCGCGCGTACGGACGTTGTGCGCGGTGACGGCCCAGAACATCAGCAGGGTCGCGACCCAGGCCAGGCAGCACCACAGGCAGAGCGCGTTGATCTCGTAGAGCGACTGGACCATCAGCCAGCTGCAGAAGCCGACGCCGAACAGCGTGCCGGCGTTCAGTCCGAGCCAGAACCAGCCGCGGTAGCGGGCGCCGGCCAGCAGGCCCACGCCGACGCAGACCACGACGGCGTACGAGACGAGCCCCAGCATCGGGTTGGGGAAGCCGAAGGCCGCCGCCTGGTCGCTCGTCATCACGCTGCCGCACGAGACGACCGGGTTGAGACTGCACGCGGGCTTGAAGTCCGGGTCCTCCAGCAGGAGGAACTTGTCGAGGGTGATCACCCACGAGGCCAGCAGCCCGGCCGCCCCGGTGACGGCCAGCAGCCAGGCCAGCCCCTTCGGGGCGGCGTCCTGCCCACCCTCGTGTCCACTGCGGGGCCGTACCTGCTGACGCGGGAGGCCCACTGTATTCGTTGCCATGTGGCCCATAGTCCCGCGGTTCCCCTCAGACCGGACTCAACCGTGCGCATCCGTACGTAAGTTGACCTGAAGGTGTGGCGGGAACCGCCGATGCTTCCCGGACGTTTTACCGAACCCCGGACGTGATGTCAGAACCAGGGGTTACGTTGAGCTTCCGCGAAGTGACAAGCTGCGACGGCCTGGAGACCCACCTTGAGCGATCCGTACGAGACAACCGAGGCGCACCTCGAACGACTCCTCGGCCGCGCCCTGAACTCCTTCGACCTGCCGGACAGGCTGGTGGAGCGCCTCGGCACGGCGCTCGCCCACAGCTCTTCGCTCTACACCGCCCACCACAGTCCGGAGGCGGGCGTCTGGCGGGAGACCCACCGGCACACCTACCTGCTGACCGACGGCGGTTCGGTCTCGCTGTGGGAGCTGGCCTACCGGCTGGAGGGCGACCGGACCGTCCGGCACGACGTCTTCGCGAGCAAGGCGGAGATCTGCCTGGCCGTCACCCGGCTGTTCGGCGAGGCGCCGGCCGGGGCGTCCGCGGATCCGGCGCCGGTGCCGTGCGAGGAGGAGCCGGAGGGTGGCGCGGCGCTGCTGAGCGCACTGTACGCGACTGCGGCCCCCGTCCGGCACCGGGAGTACGCGGTGGAGGAGTCCGCCGACCACGCCCGGCGGGTGCTGCGCCGCGCGGAGAACGCCGACCGGCCGGGCGAGCGGGTGGCGGCGGCGCTGCGGTCGGCGTACGCGCACCAGATCACGCAGGCGTTCGGGGCGCGGCACAGCCTCTCGGACGGGCGGGGTGCGGGTTTCAGCCTGTACGAGCACGCCTTCGTGCTGGTGGACGGGACCGAGGTGAGCCTGTGGGAGGTCGAGCACACGGCGACGCCCGACGGGCGGCACATGTGCGAGGTGTACGAGAGCGAGGCGGCCGCGCGCGGAGCGATGGAACAGCGCGCCCGCGTACGGTGACCCGGCCCGGCCCGGGCGGCGGGCGCTACGGCATGCCGGGGTCGGCGAGCTGGAGGTCCAGAGGCGGGTGGTCGGTGATGCGGACCAGGTCGGGGCGCAGGTCCGCCGAGGTCGGCATGGCGCTGCCCGGCAGCCGGACGGCGGCCTCACCATGGGTCAGCGCCGAGGCGAGGGCGCCCGGGCCGGTGCCGCCCTCGATCAGGAACCCGGCCAGGGAGGCGTCGCCCGCGCCCACGGCGGCGCGCACCACCGGGGCCGGGGCCGTGCCGTAGAAGGCGCCCTCCGCCGAGACCAGGAGCCGGCCGTCCGCGCCGAGGGAGGCCAGTACGGCCCCCGCGCCCCGCTCGCGGAGTTCCTCGGCGGCCTTGACCGCGTCCCCCAGGGTGGGCAGCGGGCGTCCCACCGCGGCCGCCAGCCCGGACGCATCGGGCGTGACGAGGTCGGGAAGGGCGGCCAGGGCCCCGGGCAGTGCGGTCCCCGGCGCGTCCAGGGCGACACGGGCGCCCGCCGCGTGCGCCTGGGCGGCCAGGTCGGCGTACCACCGGGGTTCGATGCCGCGCGGGAGGCTGCCGCAGCAGGCGACCCAGGCGGCTTCGGCGGCGGCGGAGCGGACGGTGTCCAGGAGGAGGGCGGCTTCCTCCGGGGAGAGCGCCGGACCGGGCGAGTTGATCTTGGTAAGGGTGCCGTCGGGTTCGGTCAGGGCGATGTTCGAGCGGGTCTGTCCGGCGATCGACACGGCCGTGACGTCCACGCCCTGCGCGCCGAGCAGTTCGGCGAGCAGGATGCCGGGGGCGCCGCCGAGCGGGAGGACCGCCGTCGTGCGGACGCCCGCGGCGGCGACGGCGCGGGAGACGCCCACGCCCTTGCCCCCGGGGTCGACCCGTTCACCGCCGGCGCGCAGTACCCGGCCGCGGACCAGCGGGGGGACCTCGTAGGCCCGGTCGAGGGAGGGGTTGGGGGTGACGGTGAGGATCATCGCGAGCAGAACTTCCGTACCGGTGGTCTCGGTCGAGACCGAGGTCAGGGCAGGCCAGGTCAGGGCAGGCCAGGGCAGGCCATCTTCGGCCAGCTATGTCCGTTTCATTCATTGATGAACGGATTTGAACCACTGTACGCAGGCCTCCGGACGGAGACAAAAAACGGACATGCCCGCCCGGGAGGGCGGACATGTCCGTGCGGTGGCGCTCAGGGGCGGCTCAGCCGGCCGGGACCTTCTCCACGGGGCGGTCGGCGTGCTCGGCGGCACCCTCGCGCTGCTCCATCGGGAGCGCCCTGCGCGGCAGGACGAACATCACCGCGAAGATCACGACGAGTACGGCCACGACCCACCAGAGCGCGCCGCGGAAGGCCTCCACGTACGGCGGGCCGAAGACCATGTCGTCGTCGATCAGCCCGAAGAAGACGACGGAGGTCAGGGCGAGGCCCAGCGCGTTGCCCATCTGGCCGGTGGTGTTGATCAGGCCCGATGCGGATCCGGCGTGCTCGCGCGGCACCTCGGAGAGCACGGTGTCGTTCAGCGGGGCCACGATCAGGCCCATGCCGACACCCATGACGATCAGCGGGGCGGCCATCTGCCAGGAGGCGATCTCCATGCCGTAGTGCTGCGACTCCCAGATGTAGAGGAGCAGGCCTGCGGCCATGACCAGCGCACCGGCCTGGAGCACCTTGCGGCCGAAGCGCGGGACGAGCTTCTCGACCGAGAGGCCCGCGGCGACCGAGACCGCGATGGAGAACGGGATGCCGGTGAGACCCGCGCGCAGCACGCTCCAGCCGAGACCCATCTGCATGTACATCGTCCAGACCAGGAAGAAGATGCCGGTGGCGATGCCGAAGGTCAGCTGGACGGCGATACCGCCCGCGAAGCTCTTGACCTTGAAGAGCGAGAGCTCGACGAGCGGGGAGCCATCCTTCTTGATCTTGTACTTCTCGTACGCGATGAAGGCGGCGAAGACGAAGGGCGCCGCGCCCATGCAGACGAAGCCCCACGCCGGCCAGTCGTTCTCGTGGCCGTGGGTCAGCGGGAAGATCAGCAGGACCAGGGCGAGGGTGGCGAGGACGACGCCGACCAGGTCCAGGCGCAGCGCCTTGGGGGCCTTGGACTCTGCGATGAACTTGCGGCCCAGGATCACGCCCATGATGCCGACGGGCAGGTTGATCAGGAAGATCGGGCGCCATCCGAGACCGAAGAGGTCCCACTCGATGAGCAGCGCGCCGAGCAGCGGACCCGAGACGGCGGCGAGGCCGACGATCGCGCCGAACATGCCGAAGACCTTGCCGCGCTCCTGCGGCGGGAAGGTGACGTGGATGATCGCCAGGACCTGCGGCACCATCAGGGCGGCCATACCGCCCTGCAGGAGGCGGGCCGCGACGAGCACGTCCGGGTTGGCGGCGATGCCGCAGAGCAGCGAGGCCGCGGTGAATCCGGCGATGCCGATCAGGAAGACACGCTTGCGGCCGTAGATGTCACCGAGACGGCCGCCGGTGATCAGGCCCGCGGCGAAGGCGAGGGCGTAGCCCGCGGTGATCCACTGGATCGCGCTGGTGGAGGCGCCGAAGTCCTCACGCATGGTGCGGATGGCTATGTTGACGATCGTGACGTCGACCAGGTCCATGAAGGCCGCGGTCATCACGATGGCGAGCGCCAGCCAGCGGCGGCGGTCGGCGGGCGAGCTGGGTGCGTCGTGGGCTACGTCGTTCCGCTCTTCTTGTACGGGCCCGTTCTCTCTTTCGGGCGATGTCCTGGACGTCTCGGTGCTCATGAGGAGAAACTTAGACGGCGTCTAGGTCA encodes:
- a CDS encoding chaplin, which gives rise to MNSAKKAALVLATAGLAAAGAAGSAAADSSAEGAAVGSPGVLSGNLLQVPVHVPVNVCGNTVNVIGLLNPAFGNTCVNN
- a CDS encoding 1-phosphofructokinase, producing MILTVTPNPSLDRAYEVPPLVRGRVLRAGGERVDPGGKGVGVSRAVAAAGVRTTAVLPLGGAPGILLAELLGAQGVDVTAVSIAGQTRSNIALTEPDGTLTKINSPGPALSPEEAALLLDTVRSAAAEAAWVACCGSLPRGIEPRWYADLAAQAHAAGARVALDAPGTALPGALAALPDLVTPDASGLAAAVGRPLPTLGDAVKAAEELRERGAGAVLASLGADGRLLVSAEGAFYGTAPAPVVRAAVGAGDASLAGFLIEGGTGPGALASALTHGEAAVRLPGSAMPTSADLRPDLVRITDHPPLDLQLADPGMP
- a CDS encoding rodlin; amino-acid sequence: MFKKFMTAAAVSAVAIGAGAAAAAPAMAIGNDNGINTVNGNGAQQIYGNQKTHGDMSPQLSLVQGTLNKPCIGLPAKVNAQSLIAALNIGVQDINVLSNPQNQQCTENSTQAKGDEPLSHILDNIPVLSGNLSNGS
- a CDS encoding DUF6227 family protein, encoding MSDPYETTEAHLERLLGRALNSFDLPDRLVERLGTALAHSSSLYTAHHSPEAGVWRETHRHTYLLTDGGSVSLWELAYRLEGDRTVRHDVFASKAEICLAVTRLFGEAPAGASADPAPVPCEEEPEGGAALLSALYATAAPVRHREYAVEESADHARRVLRRAENADRPGERVAAALRSAYAHQITQAFGARHSLSDGRGAGFSLYEHAFVLVDGTEVSLWEVEHTATPDGRHMCEVYESEAAARGAMEQRARVR
- a CDS encoding chaplin — its product is MRQVLSRQVLGKGMLTAAAASSLLSIATGAAYAHPGASAEVSHSPGVLAGNSVSVPVTFAPNVCGNSVDGGAALNPAMGNTCVTDTGSHAHDGYDYGRYLSPEHAEAFGRYLDEREGRHTVPEQRHGSPRHAGGYEQPHQERARHEQPRQEGPRHAKPRHEEPRHEGGYGSPGGQRGEEECDDHPEASPPPPPAHHAPPAPEHPHPKPEPVEEHPAPLPTPVPVQEAPAPPPEAPPAPPAPQPPAEEAPHTLPAPEPFPAPAEETPHTLPAPAPGPAPVVEEGPAPGPPHGSLPVEHPAPAPAPAPGVVPPADQPPAAPGGDTPVTLPPVTAPAPAPAPVQPPAPAPAPAPAHVTGPMLAETGAGQPAAAAALATALILGGAILYRRSRVS
- a CDS encoding MFS transporter, with amino-acid sequence MSTETSRTSPERENGPVQEERNDVAHDAPSSPADRRRWLALAIVMTAAFMDLVDVTIVNIAIRTMREDFGASTSAIQWITAGYALAFAAGLITGGRLGDIYGRKRVFLIGIAGFTAASLLCGIAANPDVLVAARLLQGGMAALMVPQVLAIIHVTFPPQERGKVFGMFGAIVGLAAVSGPLLGALLIEWDLFGLGWRPIFLINLPVGIMGVILGRKFIAESKAPKALRLDLVGVVLATLALVLLIFPLTHGHENDWPAWGFVCMGAAPFVFAAFIAYEKYKIKKDGSPLVELSLFKVKSFAGGIAVQLTFGIATGIFFLVWTMYMQMGLGWSVLRAGLTGIPFSIAVSVAAGLSVEKLVPRFGRKVLQAGALVMAAGLLLYIWESQHYGMEIASWQMAAPLIVMGVGMGLIVAPLNDTVLSEVPREHAGSASGLINTTGQMGNALGLALTSVVFFGLIDDDMVFGPPYVEAFRGALWWVVAVLVVIFAVMFVLPRRALPMEQREGAAEHADRPVEKVPAG
- a CDS encoding vitamin K epoxide reductase family protein, which gives rise to MATNTVGLPRQQVRPRSGHEGGQDAAPKGLAWLLAVTGAAGLLASWVITLDKFLLLEDPDFKPACSLNPVVSCGSVMTSDQAAAFGFPNPMLGLVSYAVVVCVGVGLLAGARYRGWFWLGLNAGTLFGVGFCSWLMVQSLYEINALCLWCCLAWVATLLMFWAVTAHNVRTRALPAPGPLRGFFTEFGWAPPALHIGVIGMLVLTRWWDFWTG